The following is a genomic window from Chitinophaga caseinilytica.
GAGCATAATAGCGGTAAACATATGGCCAGTACTAGAAAACGCATTTGGTTGTTACGGGGTCCTGCGAATATATATAAAGTAATAACATGTCGTTTTGTTACATTTGCAGGAATTTTCATAAAAATAACAGCGAATGCTTAAAATCGGCTTGTTTGGAGTAGGGCATCTGGGAAAAATTCACCTGTCCCAATTATCGACGATGAAAGACGTGGAAGTGACAGGCTACTTCGATCCCAGCGATGCCAACGCGGAAAGTATCCGGGAAACGTACCCTGATCTCCGCCGGTTCGAAGCCGCAGAAGAATTGATCCGCGCTTCCGATGCGATCGATATCGTGGCGCCTACCACACAGCACTTCCAGCTGTGCGAAACGGCCATCCGGATGGGCAAGCATGTTTTTGTGGAAAAACCCATGACCAACACCATGGAAGAAGCCAGGCTGCTGGTGAAACTGGTGGAAGAAGCCAATATCAAATTCCAGGTGGGCCATGTGGAACGATTCAACCCCGCATTCCTCGCCCTGAAAGGCGTCGATCTCAAGCCCATGTTCATCGAAGTGCACCGCCTGGCGGAATTCAACCCCCGCGGTACCGACGTGAGCGTGATCCTCGATCTCATGATCCACGACATCGATATCGTGCTCAGCATCGTACAATCCAGCATCAGCCGCATCTCCGCCAGCGGGGTTGCCGTGATGAGCGACACACCCGATATCGCCAACGTTCGTATAGAATTCCATAACGGCTGCGTCGCCAACCTCACTTCCAGCCGCATTTCCCTCAAAAAAATGCGGAAAATGCGCCTGTTCCAGAAAGATGCCTATATCGGTATCGACTTCCTCGATAAAAAAACCGAGATCATCAAACTGAAAACCCCGGAAGACGAAGGCCTGTTCACGCTCGACATCGCTACCAACAACGGCAAAAAAACCATTGCCATCGCCAATCCGGAAATCAAACAGTCGAACGCCATCCGCATGGAACTGGAATTTTTCCGCGACAGCATCCTCGAAAACAAACCCGTGCCGGTCAACGTGCGCGACGGGTTCCAGGCGCTGGAAGCGGCTCACCAGATCCTGCAAAAAATCGGGAAAGGCCAGTCGGAATAGCCTTTTCGGTCGCATCATCACTCAAAACCCGCCCCAATTAAATACTAGATATCATGAAGTTCGGAAGGATGCTATTTTTCGCAGCTGCTATGTTGATGATCGGATCATCCTGCAAAAAAAGTGAGCAGATACCTACATTAGACCACTCGCTGCAGTTTTCCGAAACCTATTGCAACGATCCCTGGTCTAACGACATACAGCGGACAGACCCCGACTTTCTCAAAAAACTGGACGCCTGGCTGGAAGCCAAAACCGGCGTCGCAATTCCCGAGCCGCTACTCAAATTCCATCCCGGAAACGCCGGTACGTGCTCGGCCTGCACCTGCAAAACAGGGAATGTGCTGACCATCTGGCTCCCCAAAGGCGTAGACGCCAAATTCACCGCACTGGGTTTTAAATAGCCGATGGCCCCAACTTCAGTTTCCCGTAACTTATCGTCGTAAAATGACGGTTAGCAGCTGTTATTTTCAGGTTTGTCCGCCAGCCATCCTGTAACCTTTCGAATTCCGGGGACGTTTCAGGAATAAATCACGCGTTTATGAAAAACGGCTACCTGTTATTCCTCGCTGCCGCTTCCCTCCTCCTTTTCTCCTGCCGGAAGAAAGATAAACTCAGCATGAAAGGCGCATTGGTTTTTAATGAAACCCAATGTTCGGACCCATGGCGCGGAGAAGTAACGGGGCCCAACATAGAAACATTTGTGCAAAACCTGGAGCTGTGGCTGGAGAAGGAAACCGGTGTCGCCATCAACAACATCAAACGCATCCCGCCCCGCCGCAACCTGATCGTATGTGAAGCCTGCACCTGTGCTTCCGGTTATCAGCTCATAATCTGGCCGCCCCCGGCTCGGAACAGGCATTCATCGACCTCGGCTTCTCAAAACCACAATAAACTGCTACTCCAAAAACTATGTTCATGCGTTACACACTGCCGCTGATGCTCGCCATCTCCCTCTTTACCGCCTGCAAGAAGGACAAATCCCCCGATCTGAAAGACGCCCTTCAATACACCGAAACCCAGTGCAGCGACCCCTGGGCCAAAGATGTAGAACGCGGCAACGATTTCGCGGCCCGACTGGAAAGCTGGCTGGAAACCAAAACCGGCGCGGCTATCGGGAAACCTTACATGAAATTCTTCAAAGACAAGGCCACTCTTTGCTACGCATGCTCCTGCACCACCGGCAACGTTATTTACGTTTGGCCGCCGGCAGGGTCGGAACAAAAATTCCTCGACCTGGGATTCACGAAACCGTAATTATTTTTTCAGGAAAACTTCCGCGATGGCAAGGTCCAGCGGACGGGTGATCTTGATATTCCGCTCCTCACCTTCCACCAGGTGGATTTCCGCGCCGAAACGCTCTGCCACGCTGGCTTCGTCTGTAAACAGGGGATCGTAGGGCTGTTCGAAAGCGGGTAAAAGTTGTTCGGACAGGAAGGTTTGCGGCGTCTGGATGATCCGGAAGCGGCTGCGGTCTACGGCCAGGTTGCCTTCGTCGTCGACCTCGCGCAGACTATCCTTCACTTCGATGGCGGGGATGGCGTTCCCTTTCGCCAGGGCACCTTCGCAGCAACGGCGGACGAGCTCCGGGGAAATAAGAGCGCGAACGCCGTCGTGCACAAATACCACGGCCGGTGCGGTGATGGTGGCAAGACCGTTTTTCACGGAATGGAAGCGGGTTTCGCCGCCATGAACGATGGTCATGGAAGGCGGTTCGTCGAAAGAAACCAGCAGTGGCGCGATGAATGCGCTGTGCGCTTCGGGGATGACGAGCACGATGCGGATGTCTGGATAGGCGGTCCGGAAGGCGTTGATAGTGTGATGGAGAACGGGCTTTCCGCCGATTTCCATGAATTGTTTGGGAATGGCGCTACCCATTCTCAGGCCGGAGCCGCCGGCAACGATGACCGCTATCTTATTCCTGTCTGGCATATTGCGAAGTAAGGATATTTTGACAAAAAAAGGCAAACAGCGGAAACTGTTTGCCTTTTACACATCCGGAAACCGGATTAAAGAATGAGCATGGCATCGCCATAGCTGAAGAACCTGTATTTTTCCTTGATGGCCTGCTGGTAGGCTTCCATGATCAGGTCGTAACCGGCGAAGGCGCAAACCATGATGAGGAGGCTGGTTTTCGGCAGGTGGAAGTTGGTTACCAATGCGTTAGGGATCGAGAAATCGTACGGAGGATGGATAAAGGTGTTCGTCCAGCCTTCGGCCGCTTTCAGGTGATTCTGCGCGGTAACGGAAGATTCTACGGCACGTACGGAAGTAGTACCAACGGCGCAGATCTTGCGGTTTTCTTCTTTCGCCTTGTTCACGATTTTCACGGCATATTCATCGATGTGGAAATATTCCGCATCCATTTTATGCTTGCTCAAGTCTTCCACCTCGATGGGGCGGAAGGTGCCCAGGCCGGTGTGAAGGGTCACTTCGGCGAATTTCACGCCCTTGATCTCGAGGCGTTTGATCAGTTCGCGGCTGAAGTGAAGACCAGCGGTGGGAGCGGCTACCGCACCTTCGTACTTGGCGTACACGGTCTGGTAACGTTCCTTGTCTTCTTCTTCCGGCTTGCGTTTGATGTACTTCGGCAGCGGGGTTTCGCCCAGGCTGTCCAGCACGGCCTTGAACTCTTCGTCGTTCCCTTCGAACAGGAAGCGGATGGTACGGCCGCGGGAAGTGGTGTTGTCGATCACTTCCGCCACCAGGCTCTCATCGTCCCCGAAATACAGCTTGTTGCCTACACGGATCTTCCTGGCCGGGTCCACGATAACGTCCCACAGACGGTTTTGCTTGTTCAGCTCACGGAGCAGGAACACTTCGATCTTCGCACCGGTTTTCTCCTTACGGCCGTATAAACGCGCAGGGAACACTTTCGTGTTGTTCACGATCATTACGTCTTTGTCGTTGAAATAACCCAGAATGTCTTTGAAAACCTTGTGCTCGATTTTGCCGGTGGCGCGGTTTACTACCATCAGGCGGCTCTCGTCTCTTGTCTTGGAGGGATGTTGTGCGATCAGGTTTAAGGGCAGATCGAACTTGAATTGTGATAATTTCATATTACGGTATGAATGAATTTAAAGTCTGCAAAGGTAGGAATAATAACGCATATCATGAAATAAGGTTCACCGGCCCGGGATCGCAGCGATCAATTCGCGCGTGTATGCTGAAGCCGGACGGTGGTACACCGCCTCCGCAGGCCCCATTTCCGCGATCTTTCCCCGCTGCATGACCATCATGGTATCGCTCATAAAATTCACAACCGACAGATTGTGAGATATAAATATATACGTGAAATTAAACTCTTGTTGAAGCGCCCGCAGGAGGTTCAGCACCTGCGCCTGCACGCTCACGTCCAGCGCCGAAACCGACTCATCGCAAATAATGAACTCCGGGTTGAGCGCCAGCGCCCTGGCAATGACGATCCTTTGCCGCTGACCGCCCGAGAATTCGTGGGGATACCGGTTGTAATGCTCCGGCAACAGGCCCACCTTTTCCAGTAAAGACAACACCCGCTCCCGGCGATCCCTGTCGTTGCCGAACATCCCATGCACCTGCATGGGCTCCAAAATGGCCTGGCCCACCGTCATCCGCGGGTTCAGCGAAGAATACGGGTCCTGGAAAATGATCTGGATATGCTTGCGCATCTCCCGCATTTCCCCGGCGGAAAGCGATAGCAGGTCGCGGCCGCGATAGCGTATAGCCCCGCGCGTTGGCTCCACCAGCCGCAGGAGCGTCCGGCTCAACGTGGTTTTCCCGCAACCGGATTCGCCCACCAGCCCCAGCGTTTCCCCTTCCCGCACCGTGAAACTGATATCGTCCACGGCTTTCGTCCAGCTTTTGGGCTTCCCGAAGAGCGATCGCCCCGTCGGGAACCAGGTGCTCAGGCCCTCCACTTCCAGCAACGGCGGCCTCTCCGCCAGCATTTCTGCCCGCGCCTTCGTTTCCTCCGCCGGCATTTCCAGCGAACGGACGAACGCCTCCACCTCCACCGGCTCCCGGCTGCCCGTGAAATCTTTCACAACGGGCAGACGGCGCAGGCGAAGGCCCATCGGCGGGCGACAAGCCAGCAACCCTTTCGTATAGGCGTGGCCGGGGCGCGAGAAAATCTGTTCCACCGTTCCTTCTTCCACGATTTCCCCTTTATACATAACGGCAACCCGGTCTGCGATATCGGCGATCACGCCCAGGTCGTGTGTGATGAAAACCACGCTCATCCCCAT
Proteins encoded in this region:
- a CDS encoding Gfo/Idh/MocA family oxidoreductase — translated: MLKIGLFGVGHLGKIHLSQLSTMKDVEVTGYFDPSDANAESIRETYPDLRRFEAAEELIRASDAIDIVAPTTQHFQLCETAIRMGKHVFVEKPMTNTMEEARLLVKLVEEANIKFQVGHVERFNPAFLALKGVDLKPMFIEVHRLAEFNPRGTDVSVILDLMIHDIDIVLSIVQSSISRISASGVAVMSDTPDIANVRIEFHNGCVANLTSSRISLKKMRKMRLFQKDAYIGIDFLDKKTEIIKLKTPEDEGLFTLDIATNNGKKTIAIANPEIKQSNAIRMELEFFRDSILENKPVPVNVRDGFQALEAAHQILQKIGKGQSE
- a CDS encoding 2-C-methyl-D-erythritol 4-phosphate cytidylyltransferase, with translation MPDRNKIAVIVAGGSGLRMGSAIPKQFMEIGGKPVLHHTINAFRTAYPDIRIVLVIPEAHSAFIAPLLVSFDEPPSMTIVHGGETRFHSVKNGLATITAPAVVFVHDGVRALISPELVRRCCEGALAKGNAIPAIEVKDSLREVDDEGNLAVDRSRFRIIQTPQTFLSEQLLPAFEQPYDPLFTDEASVAERFGAEIHLVEGEERNIKITRPLDLAIAEVFLKK
- the queA gene encoding tRNA preQ1(34) S-adenosylmethionine ribosyltransferase-isomerase QueA; translation: MKLSQFKFDLPLNLIAQHPSKTRDESRLMVVNRATGKIEHKVFKDILGYFNDKDVMIVNNTKVFPARLYGRKEKTGAKIEVFLLRELNKQNRLWDVIVDPARKIRVGNKLYFGDDESLVAEVIDNTTSRGRTIRFLFEGNDEEFKAVLDSLGETPLPKYIKRKPEEEDKERYQTVYAKYEGAVAAPTAGLHFSRELIKRLEIKGVKFAEVTLHTGLGTFRPIEVEDLSKHKMDAEYFHIDEYAVKIVNKAKEENRKICAVGTTSVRAVESSVTAQNHLKAAEGWTNTFIHPPYDFSIPNALVTNFHLPKTSLLIMVCAFAGYDLIMEAYQQAIKEKYRFFSYGDAMLIL
- a CDS encoding ABC transporter ATP-binding protein, whose protein sequence is MSPVPLVSIRNLTVEFLGDGHTVTAVKSISLDVRTGEILGIVGESGSGKSVTSLSIMRLIAEPGRISGGEIIYQPENKPAVDLLRLPEAAMRSYRGHEIAMIFQEPMTSLNPLHTCGKQVAEAIILHKKVSPREARRQTIALFERVKLPRPEEAYDKYPHELSGGQKQRVMIAMAISCGPRLLIADEPTTALDVTVQKTILELLRELQREMGMSVVFITHDLGVIADIADRVAVMYKGEIVEEGTVEQIFSRPGHAYTKGLLACRPPMGLRLRRLPVVKDFTGSREPVEVEAFVRSLEMPAEETKARAEMLAERPPLLEVEGLSTWFPTGRSLFGKPKSWTKAVDDISFTVREGETLGLVGESGCGKTTLSRTLLRLVEPTRGAIRYRGRDLLSLSAGEMREMRKHIQIIFQDPYSSLNPRMTVGQAILEPMQVHGMFGNDRDRRERVLSLLEKVGLLPEHYNRYPHEFSGGQRQRIVIARALALNPEFIICDESVSALDVSVQAQVLNLLRALQQEFNFTYIFISHNLSVVNFMSDTMMVMQRGKIAEMGPAEAVYHRPASAYTRELIAAIPGR